A portion of the Paenibacillus hamazuiensis genome contains these proteins:
- a CDS encoding aspartate/glutamate racemase family protein → MKTVVAVYTGQGLADPLKSIFNEVMPDCRLVNIIDDGLIHDVNREGAVTKAIVRRLVGYYRQAADMGADVILNTCSSVGEVVDIARPMFDVPIVKIDESMAGEAVRRYGSIGVIATLRSTLAPTVRLIRMQASAQGRAVSVTEGLADGAYQALIGGKPEEHDRLIAEAAEKAAASCDALVLAQGSMARMEQALAERTGKPVLSSPRLGLMAVKAALGRGGA, encoded by the coding sequence ATGAAAACGGTAGTCGCCGTATATACCGGCCAGGGATTGGCCGATCCGCTGAAAAGCATATTTAACGAAGTGATGCCGGACTGCCGGCTGGTCAACATCATCGACGACGGTCTGATTCACGATGTGAACCGCGAAGGCGCGGTGACCAAGGCGATCGTGCGCCGCCTTGTCGGGTATTACCGGCAGGCGGCGGATATGGGAGCCGACGTCATTCTCAACACCTGCTCGTCGGTCGGCGAGGTGGTCGATATAGCCCGGCCGATGTTCGACGTGCCGATCGTCAAAATCGACGAGAGCATGGCCGGCGAAGCGGTGCGCCGCTACGGGAGCATCGGCGTCATCGCCACGCTGCGGTCCACGCTGGCGCCGACCGTGCGGCTGATCCGCATGCAGGCGTCGGCCCAGGGGCGAGCCGTTTCGGTGACGGAGGGGCTCGCGGACGGCGCTTACCAGGCGCTGATCGGCGGCAAGCCGGAGGAGCACGACCGGCTCATCGCGGAAGCGGCGGAGAAGGCCGCCGCTTCCTGCGATGCGCTTGTGCTCGCGCAGGGCTCGATGGCGCGGATGGAGCAGGCGCTGGCCGAGCGCACGGGCAAGCCGGTGCTGTCCAGCCCGCGGCTCGGGCTTATGGCAGTGAAAGCCGCGCTCGGGCGGGGCGGCGCTTGA
- a CDS encoding methyl-accepting chemotaxis protein has product MLKLFKPGMYLLDRLTYSKKFAFLGVFLLLCIVAAMTLLITELNHSIKSNEKEIVGVEQIIPIRALMENIQSYRSAADTALEGGAPNKGQLAALASGIDQSIQKVDAVYRTSGKDTNSEEKWIGLKDDWKAFKGKENGLTPLEKFEQLTAMLNKSTGLVSDVGDASNLILDPSYDSYYLMDAVINHLPLMTEAIAQSQSLIQRGKVKESLTLEERKALLTYSVQMNVAMDALKKGMAGAFKSNPGINPALDTSLNKLAASTAGYYEAINDAVVTSVNVAKLNASYDLAASSMNAAYQVYDLSLPELRAIIQERVDDYKNRMFWVTAGTLLGVIVALYLFISFIYETRGVIEKLKVSSQLMANGDLTARVELSGRDEMQQVAMSINQVAESFGQMITEIYQTAMKLDHSSNDLIKISDHMTVYCGEIDNMNRKTGIVSDAVEQITRRISETAEGAAHINENIKGIFAAIEGMSTNMGTLAAASEQVSTSSEEIARTVTQISGSIQTVSRSSSDVSNSVNNVAASIKEIDMSLNEVSHNCERSLHITDNAERRAIETKNIIEKLNRSSKQIGKIVNVIHEIAEQTNMLALNAAIEAAGAGEAGKGFAVVANEVKELAKQTAEATDEISQQIEDMQQNMGDAVQAVDTIADVVIEITSISNNIAAAVTQQSSAANEISAAVAAAAAEVNLISREISDIAANSLQVSVVVSESSSGIQEMAVSTSTLSFTAADVVGKTEAASEQINLIARSSSEISQKAVEIASNVREIVQTSADSFTGAEETAKTAKELAEMAKQMGTWVQQFKI; this is encoded by the coding sequence TTGCTGAAGTTGTTTAAACCCGGGATGTATTTGCTCGACCGTCTGACTTACTCCAAAAAGTTCGCCTTCCTCGGCGTCTTTTTATTGCTCTGCATCGTTGCTGCCATGACTTTGCTCATTACCGAATTGAACCACTCGATCAAATCCAACGAGAAGGAAATCGTGGGGGTCGAACAAATCATACCTATTCGGGCGTTGATGGAAAATATTCAGTCCTATCGGTCGGCGGCAGACACCGCGCTGGAAGGCGGCGCTCCGAACAAGGGGCAGCTCGCTGCGCTGGCAAGCGGAATCGATCAAAGCATTCAGAAGGTGGATGCCGTTTACCGGACGTCGGGGAAAGATACGAACTCCGAGGAGAAGTGGATCGGCCTGAAGGACGACTGGAAAGCGTTCAAGGGCAAGGAAAACGGCCTGACGCCTTTGGAGAAATTCGAGCAGCTGACGGCTATGTTAAATAAAAGCACGGGGCTCGTTTCGGATGTTGGCGACGCTTCCAACCTGATCCTCGACCCTTCGTATGACAGCTATTATTTGATGGATGCCGTGATCAATCATTTGCCGCTGATGACCGAAGCGATAGCGCAAAGCCAGTCTCTGATCCAACGCGGAAAGGTTAAAGAAAGCCTGACGCTGGAAGAGAGAAAGGCTCTTTTGACGTATTCCGTGCAGATGAACGTTGCCATGGACGCATTGAAAAAAGGAATGGCCGGCGCTTTCAAAAGCAATCCCGGCATCAATCCGGCTTTGGATACGTCGCTGAACAAGCTGGCGGCGTCGACGGCCGGCTACTATGAAGCGATCAATGATGCGGTCGTTACATCCGTGAACGTTGCCAAGCTGAACGCTTCTTATGATTTGGCAGCAAGCTCCATGAACGCCGCTTATCAGGTTTACGACTTAAGCTTGCCCGAGCTGCGCGCCATCATCCAGGAACGTGTCGACGATTACAAGAACCGCATGTTTTGGGTAACGGCAGGCACTTTGCTTGGCGTCATCGTCGCTCTTTATTTGTTCATTTCGTTTATTTACGAGACCAGGGGAGTGATCGAGAAGCTGAAGGTTTCCTCGCAGCTGATGGCAAACGGCGACTTGACCGCCCGCGTCGAGCTGTCCGGACGCGACGAAATGCAGCAGGTCGCGATGTCGATTAACCAGGTCGCGGAAAGCTTCGGTCAGATGATCACCGAAATATACCAAACGGCGATGAAGCTCGATCATTCGTCGAACGATTTGATCAAGATTTCCGACCATATGACCGTCTATTGCGGTGAGATTGACAATATGAACCGGAAGACCGGCATTGTCAGCGATGCCGTGGAACAGATCACCCGCCGCATCTCCGAGACGGCCGAAGGAGCGGCCCATATCAACGAGAACATCAAGGGCATTTTTGCGGCGATCGAAGGCATGTCCACCAATATGGGAACGCTCGCGGCGGCATCGGAGCAAGTTTCGACCAGTTCGGAGGAGATCGCGCGCACGGTCACGCAAATATCGGGCAGCATTCAGACGGTTTCCCGTTCGTCCAGCGACGTATCCAATTCCGTAAACAATGTTGCGGCCTCCATTAAGGAAATCGATATGTCGCTGAACGAGGTAAGCCACAACTGCGAGCGCTCGCTGCATATTACCGACAATGCGGAAAGAAGAGCGATCGAAACGAAAAATATCATCGAAAAGCTGAACCGCTCCTCCAAGCAAATCGGCAAAATTGTCAACGTCATCCACGAAATCGCGGAGCAAACCAACATGCTGGCGCTTAATGCGGCCATTGAGGCTGCCGGGGCCGGAGAAGCGGGGAAAGGCTTTGCCGTCGTCGCCAACGAAGTCAAGGAGCTGGCGAAGCAGACGGCCGAAGCTACGGACGAGATCAGCCAGCAGATCGAAGACATGCAGCAAAATATGGGCGATGCGGTGCAGGCCGTCGATACGATCGCAGATGTCGTCATCGAGATCACCTCGATTTCCAACAACATCGCCGCCGCCGTCACGCAGCAGTCGTCCGCGGCCAACGAAATTTCCGCGGCGGTTGCCGCCGCAGCGGCCGAAGTCAACCTGATCAGCCGGGAGATCAGCGATATTGCCGCCAATTCGCTTCAAGTGTCCGTCGTCGTTTCGGAATCTTCCAGCGGCATTCAGGAAATGGCGGTTTCCACGTCGACGCTGTCGTTTACGGCGGCCGATGTTGTCGGCAAGACGGAGGCGGCTTCCGAGCAAATCAACCTGATCGCCAGGTCGAGCTCGGAAATTTCCCAGAAGGCTGTGGAAATAGCCAGCAATGTTCGCGAAATCGTGCAGACGTCCGCCGACTCGTTCACCGGAGCGGAGGAAACGGCCAAAACGGCCAAAGAGCTGGCGGAGATGGCGAAGCAAATGGGAACCTGGGTACAGCAGTTTAAAATATAA
- a CDS encoding four-carbon acid sugar kinase family protein — MAYRWRITRGSIRRCGVLWRSSAVSMEKGELKVGDTESQLLLAFYGDDFTGSTDALEALAKSGAKTVLFLAPPSAELLAARFPDVRCVGVAGVSRSLGPEEMERELRPAFEALRELGPKVVHYKVCSTFDSSPHVGSIGKAVDIGAEAFGRQRFVPVLAGVPALGRYTLFGHHFAASIGGIYRLDRHPVMSRHPVTPMDEADLRLHLAKQTERSIGLLSVLDQQAGPEAMQVRLEERLREGCGIILFDVLDDALLKRVGGLLWREAERGPLFAAGSSGVEYALAAHWIDAGLIGDSFPSPREPGPAEQLLVISGSCSPVTAGQIDHSLRQGFALLKAPVLELAHSDPARVQQAEERLVLQAEEALRSGRSVVVCTSLGPDDDTIGPLRELLASRGLPASESGRLLGAGLGRAARRLAAGCGLRRLLVAGGDTSGYIVKELGIYALELLAPLVPGGPLCRAFAEEPALDGLELALKGGQVGPPDYFVRVQQGRLDR, encoded by the coding sequence ATGGCATATCGCTGGAGGATTACGCGCGGGAGCATCCGGCGCTGCGGCGTGCTATGGAGAAGTTCGGCGGTATCCATGGAAAAGGGGGAGCTTAAGGTGGGGGATACGGAATCGCAGCTGCTGCTCGCCTTTTACGGCGATGACTTCACCGGCTCGACCGACGCGCTGGAGGCGCTGGCCAAAAGCGGAGCGAAAACGGTGCTGTTCCTGGCGCCGCCCTCCGCGGAGCTGCTTGCTGCGCGTTTCCCGGACGTGCGGTGCGTCGGCGTAGCGGGAGTCAGCCGCTCGCTCGGACCGGAGGAGATGGAGCGGGAGCTGCGCCCCGCCTTCGAAGCGCTGCGCGAGCTGGGACCGAAGGTCGTGCATTACAAAGTATGCTCGACCTTCGACTCGTCGCCGCACGTCGGCAGCATCGGCAAAGCGGTGGACATCGGCGCCGAAGCATTCGGCCGGCAGCGGTTCGTTCCGGTGCTGGCCGGAGTTCCCGCGCTCGGGCGCTACACGCTGTTCGGCCATCATTTCGCAGCCTCGATCGGCGGCATATATCGGCTTGATCGCCATCCGGTCATGTCGCGCCATCCCGTAACGCCGATGGACGAAGCCGACCTGCGCCTGCATCTGGCGAAGCAGACGGAGCGGAGCATCGGCCTCCTCTCTGTGCTTGATCAGCAAGCGGGGCCGGAGGCGATGCAGGTGCGGCTCGAGGAGCGCCTCCGCGAAGGCTGCGGCATTATCCTGTTCGACGTGCTGGACGATGCGCTGCTGAAAAGAGTCGGCGGGCTGCTGTGGCGGGAAGCGGAGCGGGGCCCGCTGTTTGCGGCCGGCTCCTCCGGCGTCGAATACGCGCTCGCCGCACATTGGATTGACGCCGGGCTGATCGGCGATAGCTTCCCTTCCCCGCGCGAGCCCGGCCCCGCGGAGCAGCTGCTCGTCATCTCGGGCAGCTGCTCGCCCGTCACGGCGGGGCAAATCGATCACAGCCTGCGGCAGGGGTTCGCCCTCCTGAAAGCGCCCGTGCTGGAGCTCGCGCACTCCGACCCGGCCCGGGTGCAGCAGGCCGAGGAGCGGCTCGTCCTGCAGGCGGAAGAGGCGCTGCGCAGCGGGCGCAGCGTCGTCGTCTGCACGTCGCTCGGTCCGGACGACGATACGATCGGGCCGCTTCGCGAGCTGCTGGCCTCCCGCGGGCTCCCCGCCTCCGAGTCCGGGCGGCTGCTCGGCGCCGGTCTCGGCCGCGCCGCCCGGCGGCTTGCTGCAGGCTGCGGCCTGCGTAGGCTGCTCGTGGCGGGAGGCGATACGTCGGGCTACATCGTGAAGGAGCTCGGCATCTATGCGCTCGAGCTGCTCGCGCCGCTGGTGCCCGGCGGCCCGCTGTGCCGCGCTTTTGCCGAAGAACCGGCGCTGGACGGGCTGGAGCTGGCGCTTAAGGGCGGGCAGGTCGGCCCGCCCGATTATTTTGTCCGGGTGCAGCAAGGCAGGCTAGACCGGTAA
- a CDS encoding chemotaxis protein CheW produces MKGRVLTFYLCDCLYGLDISKVKEISRHADFTPVPDAPEHIAGLLNMRGKIVTLFDLAKLLGHPPADGIRRTACIILKNTEDEPDYAGLLIDRPDSVIDIEEAFCERPQDHLENHSGCIREVVKLKDRLLMIIDPGCIYQAG; encoded by the coding sequence ATGAAGGGAAGGGTGCTGACCTTTTATCTATGTGATTGCCTGTACGGGCTCGATATTTCGAAGGTGAAGGAGATCAGCCGTCACGCGGACTTTACGCCTGTTCCCGATGCGCCGGAACATATTGCCGGCCTTCTCAATATGCGCGGCAAAATCGTCACGTTGTTCGACCTGGCCAAGCTGCTCGGGCATCCCCCGGCAGACGGCATTCGCCGCACGGCCTGCATCATTTTGAAAAACACGGAAGACGAGCCCGATTACGCCGGGTTGCTGATCGACCGGCCGGATTCGGTCATCGATATCGAAGAGGCTTTTTGCGAGCGGCCTCAAGACCATTTGGAGAACCATAGCGGCTGCATACGCGAGGTTGTGAAATTGAAAGACAGGCTGCTTATGATCATCGATCCCGGGTGCATTTATCAAGCCGGCTGA
- a CDS encoding ribulose-bisphosphate carboxylase large subunit family protein, translated as MSEQLREEVYATYLIETPLELERAAEVMAGEQSTGTFTAVPGETDELRSRHGARIVAVRPLGEVDSPSLPGAMPPRNGGRYRRGEVVLAFPTHNFGPSLPNLLSAVAGNLYELQQFSGLRLTDLELSASFAAKYPGPKFGIAGTRRLAGVHGRPLIGTIVKPSIGLSVEELRVMVRELAEAGLDFIKDDELNANPPFAPLEKKVPAVMEEIERIADRTGKKVMYAFNITGDIDEMKRHHDIVVRHGGTCVMASVNSIGFTGLAHLNSYSELPIHGHRNQFGYMTRCPLLGIDFIAYQKLCRLAGADHLHVNGLNGKFYESNESVIRSVRGCLTPMLGGYGTMPVLSSGQSALSAEPSYRALQTCDVIHLAGGGILAHPDGAAAGAESMRLAWEAAMNGISLEDYAREHPALRRAMEKFGGIHGKGGA; from the coding sequence ATGTCGGAGCAGTTACGCGAGGAAGTATACGCCACGTATTTGATCGAAACGCCGCTCGAGCTGGAGCGTGCCGCCGAGGTGATGGCCGGCGAGCAGTCAACCGGCACCTTCACTGCGGTGCCGGGGGAGACCGACGAGCTGCGCAGCCGTCACGGCGCGCGGATCGTCGCCGTCCGGCCGCTCGGCGAGGTCGACTCGCCGTCGCTGCCGGGGGCGATGCCGCCCCGGAACGGCGGCCGCTACCGGAGGGGAGAAGTTGTGCTGGCGTTTCCGACGCACAACTTCGGGCCGTCGCTGCCGAACCTGCTGTCCGCCGTCGCCGGCAATTTGTATGAGCTGCAGCAGTTTTCCGGGCTGCGGCTCACCGATCTGGAGCTGTCAGCCTCGTTTGCGGCCAAATACCCCGGACCGAAGTTCGGCATCGCCGGAACGAGGCGGCTCGCCGGCGTACACGGGCGGCCGCTGATCGGCACCATCGTCAAGCCGAGCATCGGACTTTCCGTAGAGGAGCTGCGCGTCATGGTGCGGGAGCTGGCGGAGGCGGGGCTCGATTTTATTAAGGACGACGAGCTTAATGCAAATCCCCCCTTCGCCCCGCTCGAGAAAAAGGTTCCCGCCGTAATGGAGGAAATCGAGCGGATCGCCGACCGGACCGGGAAAAAGGTCATGTACGCGTTTAACATCACCGGCGATATCGATGAAATGAAGCGGCATCACGACATCGTCGTCCGGCATGGCGGCACGTGTGTAATGGCGAGCGTCAACAGCATCGGGTTCACCGGCCTTGCTCACCTGAACAGCTACAGCGAGCTGCCGATCCACGGCCATCGCAACCAGTTCGGCTACATGACGCGCTGCCCGCTGCTCGGCATCGATTTTATCGCCTACCAGAAGCTGTGCCGGCTTGCCGGGGCGGATCATTTGCACGTGAACGGGCTGAACGGCAAGTTTTATGAAAGCAATGAGTCGGTCATCCGCTCCGTGCGGGGGTGTTTGACGCCGATGCTCGGAGGGTACGGGACGATGCCGGTGCTGTCATCGGGGCAATCGGCCTTGTCGGCGGAGCCGTCCTACCGGGCGCTGCAAACGTGCGACGTCATTCATTTGGCCGGCGGCGGCATTTTGGCGCATCCGGACGGGGCGGCGGCGGGAGCGGAAAGCATGAGGCTGGCGTGGGAAGCGGCGATGAATGGCATATCGCTGGAGGATTACGCGCGGGAGCATCCGGCGCTGCGGCGTGCTATGGAGAAGTTCGGCGGTATCCATGGAAAAGGGGGAGCTTAA
- a CDS encoding HD domain-containing phosphohydrolase, which yields MHRIFPDYPESKLLIIDDQKTVAYILAKLLNEAGYDDVTYIHDPREALSTCEQLKPDLILLDLTMPYLSGFDLLELFKKEKSQQSIPIIVLTSDQDQESKLKALALGASDFLPKPVDRVELLVRIKNNLEIRYQHKLLEQKVAERTRELKETQIEIIQRLVKAAEYRDNDTGDHIVRMSMLCFHLAKAAGLPDEECELIRYASSMHDVGKIGIPDSILLKPGKLTDEEFAEMKNHTLIGGKMLSNSDTKVLQMAEEIAVTHHERWDGSGYPSGLAGEAIPLAGRITSICDVFDALTSIRPYKKAWPLGEAMEEIKRLRGTHFDPELADIFIAALPSIIESDLIFSHLKK from the coding sequence ATGCACCGTATCTTTCCAGACTATCCCGAATCCAAACTGCTAATCATCGACGACCAAAAAACGGTTGCGTATATTTTAGCCAAGCTGCTGAATGAAGCCGGCTATGACGATGTCACTTATATCCACGATCCCCGGGAAGCTTTGTCCACCTGCGAACAGCTGAAGCCCGACCTGATCCTGCTTGATTTGACGATGCCTTATTTAAGCGGCTTCGATCTGCTGGAGCTGTTTAAGAAAGAGAAGTCCCAACAATCCATTCCGATTATCGTGCTTACCTCCGATCAGGACCAGGAATCGAAGCTGAAGGCGCTCGCGCTCGGCGCCAGCGATTTTTTGCCGAAGCCGGTCGACCGGGTGGAGCTGCTCGTTCGGATCAAAAACAACCTGGAAATTCGCTACCAGCACAAGCTGCTGGAGCAAAAGGTGGCCGAACGGACGCGGGAGCTGAAGGAAACCCAAATCGAGATTATACAGCGGCTTGTCAAAGCGGCCGAGTACCGGGACAACGATACCGGGGATCATATCGTGCGCATGAGCATGTTATGTTTTCATTTGGCCAAGGCGGCCGGACTGCCGGATGAGGAGTGCGAGCTGATCCGCTATGCCAGCTCGATGCACGATGTGGGCAAAATCGGCATTCCCGACAGCATTTTGCTTAAGCCGGGGAAGCTGACGGACGAGGAGTTCGCCGAAATGAAAAACCATACGCTGATCGGCGGCAAAATGCTGTCGAACAGCGATACGAAAGTTCTGCAAATGGCGGAAGAAATCGCCGTCACCCACCACGAAAGATGGGACGGTTCCGGCTATCCGTCCGGGCTGGCAGGCGAGGCGATCCCGCTCGCCGGTCGCATTACGTCGATTTGCGACGTATTCGATGCGCTGACTTCCATCCGGCCGTACAAAAAGGCATGGCCGCTGGGAGAGGCGATGGAGGAGATCAAGAGGCTCCGGGGCACCCATTTCGATCCGGAGCTCGCCGATATTTTCATCGCCGCGCTGCCGTCCATTATCGAAAGCGATCTGATTTTTTCCCATCTCAAAAAATAG
- a CDS encoding hybrid sensor histidine kinase/response regulator, whose amino-acid sequence MQNQEFLKDFIEEAVSHLDSLEMGLVQMGEGSEDPEILNTIFRAVHSIKGTAGFFALKNIVALAHAMENIFGELKKSVFVADQSLIDRLLAATDILRAMIMDVETSDGLDISDVLAQLSEQQGEREIAVPPQAARDDESAGLEGPPAPSEEEAKKQPENPKDTIRVPVSLLNDLLNLVGEMVLGRNQLLRTLRSYRKAVPGLSAVLQNIDGTTSELQDKIMQARMQPVSKVFDKFPRMIRELSKELGKDIDLQMEGTGVELDKSLIEALADPLNHLIRNAADHGIERPDERERAGKPKTGTISLKASHVGDHVTIDVADDGAGIRVDKIADKAVQQGLLSRMEAAELSESELLNYVFHPGLSSAEKVTNISGRGIGMDVVKTNIEKIGGAVEIRTAQGKGTVFHLTLPLTLAIIPSLIVETGGYKFALPQVNLQEMLRIKPNNPDKRFERLKNSWVLRLRGKLIPVVQLADVLGIREDSFDPEDKVSHVLVLKSGTKRYGLAVDVIHDREEILVKSLPRFFNRSACYSGVTIMGDGKTALILDPEGIAGKANLRFYEETEQTAVQKAESMDERQNLLLFGCSGPETLGIDLSFVVRVEKIDASQIEKVGDKEFIQFRGDALRIIRPEQYLPLRRVQTDVQNLYVIIPKLVKHPIGLLIEKIHDTLVTDVRYTGEEVKAKGLIGQTIIGGTLVQLVHIYELLEMAAPEYYPPLPYANKSKGTVLLVEDTPYFARMVGNFLESDYYETLLAANVKEAWSILQERPIDAVLCDAQMLHPHGAQLAKRIRADARLQAMPVIALASAAGSRMTQETMEAGFDDVALKLDKDRLLETIRELLRGRRELHEGKGADLLSM is encoded by the coding sequence TTGCAGAATCAGGAATTTCTTAAAGACTTTATAGAAGAAGCGGTCAGCCACCTCGACAGCCTGGAGATGGGACTCGTCCAAATGGGGGAGGGCAGTGAGGACCCGGAAATATTGAATACGATTTTTCGGGCCGTACACAGCATCAAGGGTACCGCCGGATTTTTCGCGTTGAAAAACATCGTCGCTTTGGCCCATGCGATGGAGAACATTTTCGGCGAGCTGAAAAAAAGCGTCTTCGTAGCCGATCAATCGTTGATTGACCGGCTTCTTGCGGCCACCGACATCTTGCGGGCCATGATCATGGACGTGGAAACGAGCGACGGGCTGGATATATCCGATGTACTAGCCCAATTGTCGGAACAGCAAGGCGAACGCGAAATTGCCGTTCCTCCGCAAGCGGCGCGGGACGATGAGAGCGCGGGGCTCGAGGGCCCTCCCGCCCCCTCCGAAGAGGAAGCCAAAAAGCAGCCGGAAAATCCGAAAGATACGATTCGCGTCCCTGTCTCCCTGCTCAACGATCTGCTGAATCTGGTCGGAGAAATGGTGCTCGGCCGCAATCAGCTGCTGCGGACTTTGCGATCGTACCGCAAGGCGGTTCCGGGCCTCAGCGCCGTTTTGCAAAACATTGACGGCACAACCTCCGAGCTCCAGGATAAAATTATGCAAGCCCGCATGCAGCCGGTATCGAAGGTGTTCGACAAGTTCCCGCGGATGATTCGCGAGCTCTCCAAAGAGCTCGGCAAAGATATCGATCTGCAAATGGAAGGAACCGGCGTGGAACTCGACAAGTCCTTGATCGAAGCGCTGGCCGACCCGCTTAACCATTTGATCCGGAACGCCGCCGACCACGGGATCGAGCGGCCGGATGAACGGGAGAGGGCGGGAAAGCCGAAGACCGGAACGATCTCGCTGAAAGCTTCCCATGTCGGGGATCACGTGACGATCGACGTAGCGGATGACGGCGCCGGTATCCGGGTTGACAAAATCGCGGACAAGGCCGTGCAGCAAGGGCTTCTCAGCCGTATGGAGGCAGCCGAACTAAGCGAAAGCGAGCTGCTGAACTATGTGTTTCATCCCGGTTTGTCTTCCGCCGAGAAGGTGACGAACATCTCCGGCAGAGGAATCGGAATGGACGTTGTAAAGACGAACATCGAAAAAATCGGCGGGGCCGTCGAAATCCGCACGGCACAGGGCAAGGGAACCGTTTTTCATTTGACGCTGCCGCTCACCCTGGCGATCATCCCTTCGCTCATCGTGGAGACGGGAGGGTATAAATTCGCGCTTCCGCAGGTGAATCTGCAGGAGATGCTGCGCATCAAGCCCAACAATCCGGACAAACGGTTCGAACGGCTCAAAAATAGCTGGGTGCTGCGGCTTAGAGGAAAGCTGATTCCGGTCGTTCAGCTTGCCGATGTGCTCGGGATCAGGGAAGACTCCTTTGACCCGGAGGACAAAGTGTCTCACGTTTTGGTGCTCAAATCGGGGACGAAACGTTACGGGCTTGCCGTGGATGTCATTCACGACCGCGAGGAGATTTTGGTGAAATCGTTGCCCCGTTTCTTTAACCGTTCCGCCTGCTACTCCGGGGTAACCATTATGGGGGACGGCAAAACGGCGCTTATTTTGGACCCGGAGGGCATCGCCGGGAAAGCGAACCTGCGCTTTTATGAGGAGACGGAGCAAACGGCCGTACAGAAGGCCGAAAGTATGGACGAGCGGCAAAATTTGCTGCTGTTCGGCTGCTCGGGCCCGGAAACGCTCGGCATCGATCTTTCGTTTGTCGTCCGGGTCGAAAAAATCGACGCGTCGCAAATCGAGAAGGTCGGGGACAAGGAGTTCATTCAATTCCGCGGGGACGCCCTGCGCATCATCCGGCCGGAACAGTATCTTCCGCTGCGCCGGGTCCAAACCGATGTACAGAACCTCTATGTGATCATCCCCAAGCTGGTCAAACATCCGATCGGTCTGTTAATCGAGAAGATTCACGATACGCTGGTGACCGACGTGCGGTATACGGGGGAGGAGGTTAAGGCGAAGGGGCTGATCGGCCAGACGATTATAGGCGGTACGCTGGTGCAGCTCGTTCATATTTACGAGCTGCTGGAAATGGCGGCTCCGGAATATTACCCACCGCTGCCGTATGCGAACAAATCGAAAGGCACCGTCTTGCTGGTGGAAGATACCCCCTATTTTGCAAGAATGGTCGGAAATTTCCTGGAATCGGATTATTATGAGACGCTGCTCGCGGCCAATGTCAAGGAAGCCTGGAGCATCCTGCAGGAACGCCCCATCGACGCGGTGCTGTGCGACGCCCAGATGCTGCACCCGCACGGCGCCCAGCTGGCGAAGCGGATTCGTGCGGACGCGCGGCTTCAGGCGATGCCGGTCATCGCGCTCGCTTCCGCCGCCGGGAGCCGAATGACACAGGAAACGATGGAGGCCGGATTCGACGATGTGGCCTTAAAGCTCGACAAAGACCGGCTGCTGGAAACGATCCGGGAGCTGCTGCGGGGAAGGAGGGAGCTGCATGAAGGGAAGGGTGCTGACCTTTTATCTATGTGA